In Candidatus Binataceae bacterium, one genomic interval encodes:
- a CDS encoding flavin-dependent oxidoreductase, whose translation MEIAIIGGGITGLSLALHLHQRGIACRVFERVAEVKELGVGITLLPHAMREFAALGLSQELLAQGIENQESCFFNRFGQLIYKEARGKFGGNPYPEVGIHRGRLHLILYRAALKRLGPERILTNHQCVRVEQDGEQVVVYLRESTSGRALEAQRADAVIDCEGVNSAVRKQFYPDDKLAFGGINTWRGVSRHAPILTGRSYMRIGSIMTGKLVVYPIIDNYDGAGNQLINWMAEIQGDRFTQNDWNAPGRLEDFYPIYQNWRFDWLDVAAMIRQAEFILEYPMVDKDPIEQWVFGRVALAGDAAHPMYPRGSNGAAQGVIDARTLAESLAQYESLPRALKEYENRRLPAANRVVRTNRSNPPDIINIRVEELVGDRPFEDLDRYITQDQLQALSNQYKQIAGFAMEDLGERR comes from the coding sequence GTGGAAATTGCGATCATTGGTGGCGGCATTACCGGCCTCAGCTTGGCTCTGCATCTGCATCAGCGCGGCATCGCCTGCCGGGTTTTCGAGCGTGTCGCCGAAGTCAAAGAGCTGGGGGTGGGCATCACCCTGTTGCCCCATGCGATGCGCGAGTTCGCGGCCCTGGGGCTGAGCCAGGAGTTGCTGGCTCAGGGGATTGAGAACCAGGAGAGCTGCTTCTTCAATCGCTTCGGCCAACTCATTTACAAGGAGGCGCGCGGCAAGTTTGGGGGCAATCCTTATCCCGAGGTGGGAATCCATCGCGGCCGCCTACACTTGATTCTCTACCGCGCGGCGCTCAAGCGACTGGGGCCCGAGCGCATCCTGACCAACCATCAATGCGTACGCGTGGAGCAAGACGGCGAGCAGGTTGTGGTCTATCTCAGGGAGAGCACCAGCGGGCGGGCTTTAGAAGCGCAACGAGCCGACGCGGTGATTGATTGCGAAGGGGTGAATTCGGCGGTACGCAAGCAGTTCTATCCCGATGACAAGCTGGCCTTTGGCGGGATCAACACTTGGCGTGGAGTCAGCCGCCACGCCCCGATCCTAACCGGCCGCAGCTACATGCGCATCGGCTCGATTATGACCGGCAAGCTGGTGGTCTATCCGATCATCGACAACTATGACGGTGCCGGCAATCAACTGATCAACTGGATGGCGGAGATTCAGGGCGATCGCTTCACCCAGAACGATTGGAACGCGCCAGGGCGATTGGAAGATTTCTATCCCATCTACCAGAACTGGCGTTTCGATTGGTTGGACGTGGCGGCGATGATCCGCCAGGCCGAGTTCATCCTGGAATATCCGATGGTGGACAAGGACCCCATCGAGCAATGGGTCTTTGGGCGAGTCGCGCTGGCGGGCGACGCTGCTCATCCGATGTATCCCCGCGGATCCAACGGCGCGGCGCAAGGTGTGATCGACGCGCGCACGCTGGCCGAAAGCCTGGCGCAATACGAGAGCCTTCCGCGCGCGCTCAAGGAATACGAAAACCGTCGGCTGCCGGCCGCCAACCGCGTGGTACGCACCAACCGCAGCAATCCGCCCGACATTATCAATATCCGGGTGGAAGAGCTGGTCGGCGACCGCCCCTTCGAAGATCTCGACCGCTACATTACACAAGACCAGTTGCAGGCGCTCTCCAACCAGTACAAGCAGATCGCCGGCTTTGCGATGGAAGATCTGGGCGAGCGGCGCTGA